The DNA segment CAGTTGAGCACGTTGGCTTCGTAGAGCGCATCCTCGAGGGCCTCGGGTTCGTCCCCGCCGTAGGTGCCTTCGACGGTCTGGATCCAGTCGGCGATCTTGGGCCAGTTGTTGGTCAAGGGGCACGTCTTGACGAGGTAGGTCTTGCGCTCGTCGCAATGGTCTCCGAACGCCATGACCCCGATGCGAACGCCTGCGATGCGCTTGGCGATTTCCTTTGTGAGGCGGCTCAGCTGCCGGCGCACGTCCTCGAGGTACTTGTACATGGAGCCGGTCGTGTCGAAGACGAAGCACACGTCGAGGGGCTTGGCGAGCGTCGGCGGATCGAAGCCCGAGGCCATCGCGGCGGCCACGATGTAGCCGTTTACGTAGCCTCCCGGCATCTCGAACTTGGAGCCATCCTCGGCCATTACGGGATCAGTATACCGTCCGACCTGTTGGCGCTAACCCTGAGGGGTACAATGCCAGCGACAAAAGGTTCACAACGGAGTGGCCCGTAATAGATGATGGAGTCCAGAGACGCGACGGTCGCCCACGTCGCCGCCGCCTTGCGCGTGGGCCTCGAGCAAACCCTGCAGCACCTCGTCTCGTGGTTCTTCCACTCGATGCCGGCGTTCTATTTCCACTTCACGC comes from the Candidatus Tanganyikabacteria bacterium genome and includes:
- a CDS encoding VWA domain-containing protein; translated protein: MAEDGSKFEMPGGYVNGYIVAAAMASGFDPPTLAKPLDVCFVFDTTGSMYKYLEDVRRQLSRLTKEIAKRIAGVRIGVMAFGDHCDERKTYLVKTCPLTNNWPKIADWIQTVEGTYGGDEPEALEDALYEANVLNWRFNTARAIVLVGDAPPHGVSDSKNTCPNQRDWEVETRALAQKAVHVYTLQCGGKEDTTRCFKQIAEVTSGVHLNLKEAGDLVDLLIGVCMKEVGQLEEFEEQLAAVAALTDSKEKLFAALMAGSETPVGA